The following are encoded in a window of Kitasatospora fiedleri genomic DNA:
- a CDS encoding WhiB family transcriptional regulator, with amino-acid sequence MDWRHRAVCREEDPELFFPIGNTGPALLQIEEAKAVCRRCPVMEQCLQWALETGQDAGVWGGMSEDERRAMKRRAARNRARTA; translated from the coding sequence ATGGACTGGCGCCACCGCGCTGTCTGCCGCGAAGAGGACCCGGAGCTGTTCTTCCCGATCGGGAACACCGGCCCTGCTCTGCTGCAGATCGAGGAAGCCAAGGCCGTGTGCCGCCGTTGTCCCGTGATGGAGCAGTGCCTGCAGTGGGCGCTCGAAACCGGCCAGGACGCCGGCGTCTGGGGCGGCATGAGCGAGGACGAGCGTCGCGCGATGAAGCGCCGCGCTGCCCGCAACCGCGCCCGCACCGCCTGA
- a CDS encoding diacylglycerol/lipid kinase family protein gives MRALLVVNPKATTTSGRTRDVLIHALRSDLKLDVAQTQYRGHARDLAQRAVEDGAVDLVVALGGDGTVNEVVNGLLAHGPGERVPRLAVVPGGSTNVFARALGLPNDPVEATGALLDALAERRERAIGLGKALTDGVPDRWFTFTAGFGFDAGVVGRVERQRRAGRRSTHALYVVEALRHYVTEREHRRSGPISLEINGRDPVPGMVMAIVSNTSPWTFLGSRPVFPSPSASFETDLDIFGITRMTAFRTARTVRQILRPLPSAEGGERPAGPSGKHLVSYHDVRHFTLVSEEPAPFQVDGDHLGDRSRVSFTGVRRALRVIV, from the coding sequence ATGCGCGCTCTCCTGGTCGTGAACCCGAAGGCGACCACCACCAGTGGCCGGACCCGGGACGTGCTGATCCACGCCCTGCGCAGCGACCTGAAGCTGGACGTCGCCCAGACCCAGTACCGCGGCCACGCCCGGGACCTGGCGCAGCGGGCGGTCGAGGACGGCGCGGTGGACCTGGTGGTGGCCCTGGGCGGCGACGGCACGGTCAACGAGGTGGTGAACGGCCTGCTGGCGCACGGCCCGGGCGAGCGGGTGCCGCGGCTGGCGGTGGTGCCGGGCGGTTCGACCAACGTGTTCGCCCGCGCGCTGGGCCTGCCGAACGACCCGGTGGAGGCGACCGGCGCGCTGCTGGACGCGCTGGCGGAGCGCCGGGAGCGGGCGATCGGCCTGGGCAAGGCGCTGACCGACGGGGTGCCGGACCGCTGGTTCACCTTCACCGCGGGGTTCGGCTTCGACGCGGGCGTGGTCGGCCGGGTGGAGCGTCAGCGCCGGGCGGGGCGCAGATCCACGCACGCGCTCTACGTGGTCGAGGCGCTCCGGCACTACGTCACCGAGCGTGAACACCGGCGTTCCGGGCCGATCTCCCTGGAGATCAACGGCCGGGACCCGGTGCCGGGCATGGTGATGGCCATAGTCTCGAACACTTCACCGTGGACCTTTCTGGGTTCCCGTCCCGTCTTCCCGTCTCCCTCGGCTTCATTCGAAACCGACCTGGACATCTTCGGCATCACTCGAATGACGGCGTTCCGGACCGCTCGGACGGTCCGTCAGATCCTCCGTCCGCTGCCCTCGGCGGAGGGCGGTGAACGCCCGGCCGGCCCCTCCGGGAAGCACCTCGTCTCCTATCACGACGTCCGGCACTTCACCTTGGTTTCAGAGGAACCGGCCCCGTTTCAGGTCGATGGGGACCACCTTGGAGACAGGAGTCGCGTCAGTTTCACAGGCGTACGGCGGGCACTGCGTGTGATTGTGTGA
- a CDS encoding RNA polymerase sigma factor SigF, whose protein sequence is MSQPTDPKPERPEAVPAVEPAAGGGPAAAAEAVRSTVPAQGHRSGAPDREAARALFVRLSELPEGSAERVEIRNQLVRMHIPLVEHLARRFRNRGEPLDDLTQVATIGLIKSVDRFDHERGVEFSTYATPTIVGEIKRHFRDKGWAVRVPRRLQELRLSLTTATSELSQRHGRSPTVHELAEHLGISEEDVLEGLESANAYSTLSLDVPDSDDESPAVADTLGATDEALEGVEYRESLKPLLAQLPPREQKILVLRFFRNMTQSQIAAEVGISQMHVSRLLARTLAQLREKLLVEE, encoded by the coding sequence ATGAGCCAGCCGACCGATCCGAAGCCCGAGCGGCCCGAGGCGGTGCCCGCGGTCGAGCCCGCGGCGGGCGGTGGTCCGGCGGCGGCCGCCGAGGCCGTCCGCTCGACCGTCCCGGCGCAGGGGCACCGCAGCGGCGCCCCGGACCGCGAGGCGGCCCGGGCGCTGTTCGTCCGGCTGTCCGAGCTGCCGGAGGGGTCGGCGGAGCGGGTGGAGATCCGCAACCAGCTGGTCCGGATGCACATCCCGCTGGTGGAGCACCTGGCCCGCCGCTTCCGCAACCGCGGCGAGCCGCTGGACGACCTGACCCAGGTCGCCACCATCGGCCTGATCAAGTCGGTGGACCGGTTCGACCACGAGCGCGGGGTGGAGTTCTCCACGTACGCGACGCCCACCATCGTCGGCGAGATCAAGCGGCACTTCCGCGACAAGGGCTGGGCGGTGCGGGTGCCGCGCCGCCTCCAGGAGCTGCGGCTGTCGCTGACCACGGCGACCAGCGAGCTGTCCCAGCGGCACGGCCGGTCGCCGACGGTGCACGAGCTGGCCGAGCACCTGGGCATCTCCGAGGAGGACGTGCTGGAGGGCCTGGAGTCCGCCAACGCGTACTCCACGCTCTCGCTGGACGTGCCGGACAGCGACGACGAGTCGCCGGCCGTCGCGGACACCCTGGGGGCCACCGACGAGGCGCTGGAGGGCGTCGAGTACCGCGAGTCGCTGAAGCCGCTGCTGGCCCAACTCCCGCCCCGGGAGCAGAAGATCCTGGTGCTGCGGTTCTTCCGGAACATGACCCAGTCGCAGATCGCGGCCGAGGTCGGCATCTCCCAGATGCACGTCTCCCGGCTGCTGGCCCGCACCCTGGCGCAGCTGCGCGAGAAGCTGCTGGTCGAGGAGTAG